A window of the Acanthochromis polyacanthus isolate Apoly-LR-REF ecotype Palm Island chromosome 10, KAUST_Apoly_ChrSc, whole genome shotgun sequence genome harbors these coding sequences:
- the LOC110967660 gene encoding E3 SUMO-protein ligase ZBED1-like — translation MAACSRELIQKKGTANSIIWNWFGFDASDEQQTKPRCKVCLKAVAIGSSSTTNLFQHLKNKHSAEWEKCTRLRHDDSSSSTPAKRQTTLPESITNCVPYDKNGARWKAITEAITSYIATDMLPIYSVEKRGFNHLLKVLDAKYVVPSRKYFADVALPHLYNTTRQKIRNKLEEVAFYSATTDMWSSRTMQPYMSLTAHYINDSWTMRSICLQTAYFPDDHTGEIIAHGLKDALSSWGLSEERLTCMTTDSGTNIIKALKENNWPSLQCFGHKLHNAIENGVKDPRIDRAIGVCKKAVSAFSYSWKKRRDMTEVQAELGLPQHLLISESPTRWGSRQKMIERFLEQEKAITRVLGADKKTRHLVPTWQDLEVLEATNKAVKPLQDFTDALSGESYVSVSCIKPVLHLFKTKLLLPEEEDLELTKTIKTNIMRYFEHKYCDREKEELLDMATLTDPRFRTTYTDAGNLEAVKKRAVSEISALCTSTTEEAGPTDVQENTPPKKKMTLGAFFKNSAPSTPHPESEKRKIETELATYLLIPDIEPDTDPLEWWKQHQPNFPSLSLLAKKYLSIPATSAPSERVFSVGGGIVTCNRACLKPEVVDRLIFLAKNA, via the exons atgGCAGCATGTAGCAGAGAACTCATTCAAAAGAAAGGCACAGCTAACTCAATCATTTGGAACTGGTTCGGTTTTGATGCTTCAGACGAACAACAGACAAAGCCTCGCTGCAAAGTATGTTTAAAGGCCGTTGCTATCGGAAGTAGCAGTACAACAAATCTGTTCCAGCACCTGAAGAATAAACACTCCGCAGAATGGGAGAAGTGTACCAGGCTCCGGCACGatgacagcagctccagcacccctgctAAAAGGCAAACAACACTCCCCGAGAGCATTACAAACTGTGTGCCGTATGATAAGAATGGGGCGCGTTGGAAAGCGATTACAGAGGCCATCACGTCTTACATTGCCACGGACATGCTGCCAATTTACTCTGTCGAAAAGCGAGGCTTTAATCACCTGTTGAAAGTGTTAGATGCAAAGTACGTTGTACCCAGTCGCAAGTATTTCGCCGATGTGGCGCTGCCTCACTTGTACAATACCACTCGGCAAAAGATCCGCAACAAGCTGGAGGAGGTGGCGTTTTATTCTGCCACCACGGACATGTGGTCCAGTCGGACAATGCAGCCGTACATGAGTCTCACAGCGCATTATATCAACGACAGCTGGACCATGCGCAGCATCTGCCTCCAGACAGCATATTTCCCCGATGACCACACCGGTGAAATAATTGCCCACGGATTAAAAGATGCTCTCAGTTCCTGGGGCCTTTCTGAAGAACGACTCACATGTATGACAACTGACAGCGGCACCAACATCATTAAAGCTCTGAAGGAGAACAACTGGCCCAGCCTTCAGTGCTTTGGGCACAAACTGCACAACGCTATAG agaacGGCGTGAAGGACCCAAGGATTGATCGGGCCATCGGGGTTTGCAAAAAAGCTGTATCAGCCTTCTCTTACAGCTGGAAAAAAAGGCGAGACATGACTGAGGTGCAGGCTGAGCTTGGTCTACCCCAGCATCTTTTGATCTCAGAATCCCCAACACGTTGGGGGTCTCGTCAAAAGATGATTGAGCGCTTTCTCGAGCAAGAGAAGGCAATAACTCGTGTCCTGGGTGCGGACAAGAAAACGCGTCATCTTGTTCCTACATGGCAAGATTTGGAAGTATTAGAAGCCACCAACAAAGCCGTGAAACCTCTCCAGGACTTCACAGATGCACTGTCAGGGGAATCATATGTCAGTGTGTCATGCATCAAACCAGTCCTGCATTTGTTCAAAACAAAGCTCCTCCTGCCAGAAGAGGAGGATTTGGAGctaacaaaaacaatcaaaaccaaCATCATGCGTTACTTCGAACACAAATACTGTGATCGGGAGAAAGAGGAACTTTTGGACATGGCCACACTTACAGACCCGAGGTTCCGTACAACCTACACTGATGCAGGCAACTTGGAAGCTGTCAAAAAAAGAGCTGTCTCTGAGATTTCTGCTCTCTGCACCTCTACCACAGAGGAAGCTGGCCCCACTGATGTTCAAGAGAACACCCCAccgaaaaagaaaatgactctGGGTGCCTTCTTTAAAAACAGTGCACCGTCTACCCCACACCCAGaatcagagaaaagaaaaatagagaCTGAGCTCGCAACATATTTGCTTATTCCAGACATAGAGCCAGACACAGATCCACTTGAATGGTGGAAGCAGCATCAGCCCAACTTTCCGAGTCTAAGCTTACTGGCTAAGAAATATCTGTCTATTCCAGCCACGAGTGCCCCCTCAGAGAGGGTATTTAGTGTGGGTGGGGGGATAGTTACCTGCAACCGGGCCTGCCTCAAGCCAGAGGTTGTGGACAGACTCATCTTTCTTGCAAAAAATGCTTAG